In Vespula pensylvanica isolate Volc-1 chromosome 2, ASM1446617v1, whole genome shotgun sequence, the genomic window GTAATTtagttaataaaatcaataatctTTTTAGAAATACTCGATAAATAACTACTAAGCGATTGTTTatcagattattattattattattattattattatatatatatttttttcttaattttatgtatatactctTATGTTGTCTAAAATGTTTAAGGAAAGACAAACATTATCGTGTTCCGGGTATAATTTAGTTCCAATAAactttcaatttaaatttattgaagTAAATTGAACTAAGATGCACGGATATGTTTCTTTAAAGAACGCGATAAGTATTAAGACATTACAAATTAATGcgatgttataaataaataaaaaatgaaataagatcgTATTATGTTGAGTTATATCAGCGACTGTGATGAAGGGCACATTTAACAATCAAGGGTAAAACCGGCTTATACAATTTATACGTACAATTTGAGtaaatgtgtgcgtgtgtgttgcATGTACGCATGTACGAGTGATTGCGTTGATTGCATATACGCTCAGAATATgcaatttgtaatattaattttaatctcttcaaatattaaaaatatctaagaGAGTGTACAATTACTACACACAACATAactattattatgtaatttcatttattctgaataaaactttatataaaaaatacattcttttgaataaaaatataattaatattgtatagtTATAACTTTGGCAATATCAATGTGTCATATATCAGATTAATACTCTATCTTATTATACATTTGAGATGTgaatataattgtttaatataattgtttaaataatcgtaaaaatttcatgTTTCAAATTTAACGTCCTTCACAACGCTGTGACTATTTCAGAAAAGTACTTCATATATCGACTAAATCTTTCTacttatacaaaaaataacattgaataatataaagaaaaaagcagtAGAACCATGAAAATCAACTAAAAATAACTAACATTCttaaatcttattattatatatttctagtatataagtaatatactAATTCACAAAATGCAGTTGTGATAACaactaaatataataacaaaattaatttcgataatttttgtaatctaATATAAGCTTAGCAAGCTGACTGCGCTGACCCAAAtgaatattcttttgtttAACACACATTGTGTAAGTATCATTGTTAAGAGTACTAATACATcgtatatctttatattttatcttcaatGCCGGTTCTACCGCACGAAGTGTATGTATGTCACTAAAAGACACGAACATGTCAAATATAGAAGTAATTGGATTATGCTTTGAAAGCTCCAAAAGAGTAGCGATATCTTTATCAGAACGAGCTAATGAAATACTCGTTTCTACAGCTTTTCTCACTGAAACACAATAGAAAAACATTggtatttattttaagaacaataatgatatttattttaagacTAATACTgaaagagatattttataaaacatacttGCAATGTAATCTTTAACATAAAACgcaatgttattataattatattcatcaTATCTTCcataattatgattaatgtCCACTTCAATATGTTTATTATCAtcagtatatattatatcaggATGATATGCAACAAATGGTATTGGactaaatatttgatattgatTTATAGTATTCATACGAAcctaaaagattaatatataaaaatataatatatatccataattgttatataattttttattgtatttacataccctatttaaataatctaatTTTAAATCCATACCAGTTTCAACAAACAGAATTAAACTCTCAggagagaattttttaatacataaatcTGTGATAGCAATTTTAAGCATAGGATCTATTTCAATagcatttataataattggtAAACGAATTGAATGCCATGTAACTTTTGATTggtcctttttatatttctctgaAAGCATTAaagcatattttttaatactataaaatatatctacttgCCCTTTTGATGGTGATTCGACATTGTATAAGAGGACCTGCAAAATTTAGaattctgtttatttattaatttcgaaaaaaaataattaataaatgttcaGTAATACTGACCAGCAAAAGgaaagttttatatttcttttgcatACAATTCTcttcataatatttcataaaagtcAACACATCTTCCTTGTTGTTTATATTAACAACTAATATCATATTAATCCTTGTATTTTCTGTTACATATGGAACTGATAAAACTTCAACTTTTCCTAATGGTTTGCATACTTCCACTCtcttatataattctttcccAGTAGTTACttcaataaaagaaagatcaaaaatataatccaTTCCTCTAGATGCATCAAACCTCTTATAGccatttatcaatttttgaaACACTAGCCTTTGATTATATtccataattattttactagtaattgtatttattatatgatctATATCAAATTTTGCATCTGCTTTTAATTTccgtatatttaaaaagtcaGTCTCAAAAAAAGTATgtgtttcattaaaatacgTCCAGTGTAAAACATCAAAACGTGTTAAAGGTTTATTTCCTGGTCGATTACCAATAGGCCATGATATATTATGTTCATGCACTGGTGCTAAATGCTTAGTTTGTAAAATAGCATTACgcaaatcaaaaattttttgttggCCATCAATAGATCTCATCTGAAACAAAGTGTGCCCTTattcatgtatttttttcaaaatattaattaaagtatGTTGTGTTATTTTATCGATGACATTCTTACCACTGTTATGTACATATGAAAACGGTAGAAATTGAGATGATCATAAATAGGATAAATAGTAagggaatttaaaaaattttcttgcagaagtaattttgataaatccTGTTTAAAGTTAAATGTAGAGTTTAACTTTGTTGATAAGAATGTCTGCCCTTGCATTTGGTTTGTGCAAGAAAGTGACGAAGAATGCACGATACAACGtccaaaattaatatcatctaTATCTGAGTATGTATTTTGTACGCACCAAtctaaatttgttttaatttcttgAATTATTGAGTTACTTAGAAGGATACCAGAATCTGAAAATCATAATAGTCTcatttagatatatgtatatcgttttatcacaaaaaaaaaataaacacattaatattttacctAGAGAACAATAGGTTTGTATATCAATTGGTACACCCATATGAACATCTTGACTCACACTAATTTTAGATACAAAATTAATCAACTTTCTTGCATTAATATAACTGACatctttaataagaaaataatagtcaTAGTcttctaaataattatcagtaatatatttcataacatGAAATGGTTTTAAAATACTTCTGGTATCTGTAAAACCTACTATACCAGGTAAAGATACATTAGGTTTTACACCTTCTGGTATTGAGATAAAATAACGTACTTTGTCCACTAAATGTGCAATTGTCTTATTTATTGCAATATCTCTACTATGCAAATACATTCGACTAGTTATTATTCCCACGAAGAGTTTTTCTCTAATTCCAAGTTCTGTAGAATAATATCTTGGACGTACAAACATTTTTGGTATTTTTCGTGCTTGTAATGGTTTATTAGCTATATTTACTTTAGGTTCATATTCATCACTAGCCTCATGTACATTTGGTAATTGAAATGAATATTccactttttcttcattttcaaaatcattAACTGGTACCAGAAACAAACTGAGACTTAAGCCCATACATATTccaattatcaaataaatattgccCCAacagtttaaaaaaagaatcttgaaTATGGGATTCATTATAACAATCTTGTatcaatcaatttttaattaatatcaataatcactttaattgtaataatattattatgggcaaataaatttaatcatttgCATTAATATTGTTTGTATACAAAGAACATATACTTCGTGATATTaccaaaaattaattatcattattaagatataacgtttcgacgattattactaaaacataatatatcgtataatatcaGTCTATTTTCATTGCAGAATAAGATcttaggaaaaaaataagtattcaTACACgatattcattcttttcattttctatagatcaacttttatcaaatttcgtatttaaaatatgtagCACTTGTATTTAGTATATTTTCAGTAACTGATTTTGACTGATTTGTTCAtgtattaatacaaatttattgtttcaatttaataattaatttatataaatattttaacagaATACTAAATGTTATGACCCTTCCTTTTTGTTCTAATACCTCGGACATATTTGAAAATCATAgtattcatataatttataataatggaATTGTAAAGAGATAGAGTGGGGAATCTCAATTTGTATAACTCACACACTTGAGCAAGCTCGTGCAAGTTCGTGTCAATCCGTGTAGACTCGTGCAAATCAACGTTTTCGTGAAAATCCGCTCATACTCGTGCatgttcgtttattttatgtgattctaaaatttcgtttttctaacTAGTTTAAGAGGTTAGTTTCTAAAAGGTTAGGTTAGAAACTAGTACAGTTGaatgattatatttctattacaaatatttattaatttttgtaatgtataaatttttaattgctgaattattttaaaaagatattgttttgatataaaatgtcTGAATATGATAGAGTGAGGACAGGGAAACTTGTtttaaagggagaaaaaataaggtattaacaaaaaaaatttttcatgtagaaaaaattgatttttttcattaattgacTTTTAGGTCAAAGAAACggaaatcgaaaaaagaagaaactaggGAAAACGTTACAATTGATAATGAAGATACCAAGATTCAtggtatatatactatttgtttatcgtatataaatgtCACTAATTTGTTGAATAATATCAGACACATAAGTATTTGTAAACATGTTAAACAACTTCTATTTCCAAATAGGTGGATGGTGGAAAACAAATAGTCCAAAAGAAATTACAGGTACAGTAGCTATTGAATTTGGAAAACAAACCTATGTAAAGGCTCTTGACAATGGGCTTTTTACGCTTGGAGCTCCTCATTCAGATGGAGAAGGTCCTTGTCCAGAAGAAATTTTAACAGCATTTCGTATAAGTGATAATTTAATAGCTTTAAAGTCTGGATATGGTAAATATCTTGGTGTTGACAAAAATGGTGTTGTTGTGGGACGCAGTGATGCAGTAGGTGCAATTGAACAATGGGAACCAATTTTTCAAGTAATATCTTTGACAAATGATGAATCAAATAgatactatttttaatatataacatattaataaccataagattttttttaggATGATAAACTTGCTATATTGAGTAATACAACgggaaatttcatttcaataacAGACGAAGATGATGTTATTTGTCAAAGTAAAACAGCTGGTTCATTAGAATATGTTACTATAAGAAGTATAATAGAACGTGACAATAAACCTAATAAAGATATTccaaaagaagaagtaggtTCTCTAGCTGATGTAGAAGTAAATTATGTGTAAGTATACATGACattgatatatctataaaaattcttaattgatttataatgGATTAATTTTACCAGGcgtaaatttcaaaaattccaagataaaaaattaagaataaataaagaagatcgaTCTGCCTTAGAAAAAGCTAAAACAGATGGAAATTTACACGAAGCGTTATTAGATCGAAGAAGTAAAATGAAAGCTGATCGTTactgtaaataaattattgtaatgtATTATagttatagaataatattcatattaatttctcgtacaaatatatgttcgtatatttaataagaatataaaacataattgattataaaattaattcaaaatatacgtattttacacacacatacacgtgaTCTGTCATAAAGTATTTGTAACAATACAATAcagcataaatatataaattatataatagtgTACTgtcattgtatttatattaatacaatcaTAAGAATTTATTGTAAAACATATTGGACAAATATTTCGTATGTAgggtaaaaattaaataatcgaaatacaAAGCCgtgatatttcatattttacggTTGGTCGGACTGATTTATTTTCGCGATCAGTTAACTCCATCTATGAGGGAGAGATCATCACTCGACATTGGTGATGTcgcaaagaaatttttaagagaTGGAGCTAAACGAAACATATTAAACTATTCCTGAATAGGTATGTGTCCTTTGAAATACGgcgttttttttaatttacctatatacattatgtatGGATAGTACAGTGTTTTCTTAAATTTTGagaaatgtatatgtgttcgATCCGCGTCGAACGGCGTCCTACAAAATATTAGCTTATGTCTTACTTCAACCcaacgtatttttttttattcttcaatgTATCATACGCGCGTGCGTTTACAACGTTAAAATTTGATTGCatgttttatgtttatattattattcgtataatttaaataaatataaaatagagaaaagtatTCATTCGGAATGATAATTGGATGGTAATATGCTTATAGCTATAGATCATAATCAATCTTGATCAAGGTGAGTTGTGAAGTATCAAAGCTTATGataagtttaataatttttgttttatagaagaataagaaataaatgtgcAAGAATTTGTATAAAAGCAAATTAAGTGGACAGTTAACTACAGTGTGGATTTTCCAGcttcaattaaatatatttgactGATAAGAACAGTATtgctatttttcaataaaatagcttgtaatatatacaatatgaaATTCCAACCAACAATATCAATACCTAtaggtattatattttttaaaggaaaggaaacaaaagagaTTTACCTGTGggaataatacatttataagcATAGTAACAATAATCAGCAACTGCGTTAAGGAACAGATATCTTGTTGGTAATATGATTTTTGTGTATTAAATAactatatttcatattatcaattatattttatcatttatgtcaagaaaaaaatttatttagaattattataaaatactcattttttaaaatagtaTTGGTATGAATacttatatagttttatataatgtagTTAAAGTTGATctttatgagaaaaaagatgtaatacttgcatataaacaaaatttttataatatttataacaatatgtttataatatttttgttacattaatgtaatattttcgtatatagATAATCAAACGATGCAGGCAACAACAAATCGAGATAAATCACTCCCTTCGCGAGGGTTGAAGCAAGTAAAAGTGGATAATTGGGGAACTTTCTTTCTGCAGAGACTTCAACAGCTTTATTTTGAAGAAGAATTACTTGATTTAACAATCAAATTTCCAACTAGTGATATTACTGTACAGGTATTACAAGTAATAtcatgcatatataaaattaattataaatttattaaattaaaatattatagattaacaaaaaatattcaatgtgTGTTTATTAATTAGGCACATCGTTTAGTGATCACAACATGTACAGATTACTTTATGCAATTGGAACGtcagttaaaagaaaaagatgaaaattttgatGGAGTTATTATTATGCCACCAGATATGCCTTATGAGTGTGTTAAGTCTATTATaaggtaaaaatatttttttaagcatTTTGTGTGCACTTGCGTATGTGATTAAAGCtaggaaattattaaaatcgaaaatttttatagttttatgtATACTGGACAATTGGAATACTGGACTTCTGAACAACATGCATTATATCGTACTgcacaaaaaatgaaaatgacagTTTTGACTAAGCTGCTTGATGCTCAGTTTAATACAACTGCATTACAAACAAATAGACCAGCAAAATCAAATACtccaattatttcaaaatccaCAACATTGCCAACTGAAGGAACAGTAACTACAAGTACATCAACACTTTCTGCTCAACCATTACCTGGGAGAAAGtatgtatgaaaaattttattaattgttacatgatatatattgtGTTGTTCTTAGctacattttattaaacatttattttttataactcaTAGGCTTCcaatttggaaaagaaaattagaattacCTCCTACATTGCCAATGGCAAATTATGAATTACGTGGTTCGGCACAGAAGTCTACAGAAATCACTGCTGGGCCATCCCGATTTGATCTGCCTGAAGCAGAAGATTTTGCTCTTGGAGTTTTTTCCTCATTTgatgatattacatataatacaaaacCCATTGTTCAAGCATCaggaaaatacaaaagagataGTTCATCACTTTCTCTCAAATGCTCTCCTGACAGAGATATCAAGAATGATTCAacagaagatgaagaagatgacaCTCAATTACATGAAAAAGATTCTAAAGAAGTAAATTCAGATGATGATTGGACAATATCAAATACATCAGAACGATCTCAAGATGCACAACCAACAGCAAAAAGAGTAAGATTCGatcttgaagaaaaagaaaacttggaGAAATCTTCATCTTGTCACACGGACGATTCTATTAACAATCACGCAAAAATAATCAGGGAAGTGCTCAAAAAATATCCGCAtttgattagaaataataaaaatatacgtttaAAGATAATGCAGAAAGAAGCGAAATCTACAGAAACTAGTGCTCCTTGTAAAACAAAAGTTTCCTATGTGGTATTGAAATCTGATCACTTGATGTCTAGCAATAATGGAGATGAGAATGATTCAAAGTGTAACGGTAACGTAGATGGTGGTGAGACTGGACCATGGAAATGCAATAAATGCGATTTAGATGAAGAGtatacgaattattatatgtatagaagACACATGCAAGATGTGCATGAGGAAAAGTTCGATCCAAGAGTTTGTGAGCACTGTGGCTATAAAGcaacaaaacgaaatattttaatgtatcaTCTTTATACAAAACACAATGTGCCTCCACCAAAGAGCATGTGTTTCCCAAAATGTCAAGCATGTTCGTATGTGGCTCTTTCTGAAACTCTACTCGTGAGACatcaaataaatcataatcATCGTCCTACATCCCGGCATCATACGACTTTTGAAGTAATTCAGTGTTTACAATGTTCTCAAGTTTTTAAGGATATTACTGATCTTACCACACATGAAATCAATACTGGACATGGTAATCATgtggaaggaagagaaaaaggatatcgTTGTCCTCACTGTAGCAAAACTTTCGTACGTGTTACGAACTTGCAAGTTCATATCGACTGTTCTCACAAAGATCTACGAGATTCTGAAACAGCGACTCCTGCTCCTCCGATTTCTTTAGAACCATCTTCGGAGGCAGAAGCTCTTAGTCACGTAGCAAGTGGGATAGCGACATCACTCGGAGTTGGAGATAGCGTATCGCCAGAAACGCAAGAAGTAGAGAATCAATCTGAATACATAGTACCGGAGATAACTGATATTTCACAAACTACAACCTATCACGCTCATGAATTCGAAGGTCAACAGATGATCATGttgattaataatgataattatcaaCAACAGGAGGAGAATGATCATCATCAACAACCGCAACAATTGGATATTTCTGGAAATGAACAGATTGTAATGCAAGGTACGGAAGATGGGATGATCGTGTACATTCACGATAATGatgagacagatagacaaacATATAATGATTATCAATCTATAGAGATTACACAGGAGCCAGAGGAAATAGTCGAGGAAGTTGTAGAGGAAGTGGAAGAGGCAGtaatggaagaagaagtacAAGATGAAAGATCTGAGCTTATAGATGAGAGTAATTCTCATCAGATGGAAGACGGTATTCAGTATGTCGAAGAACAAACTGAGATAGTTGAATATGACGAGGAACAATGTAccgaagatagaaatagactAGAAGAATCACAGGAATCTGTTATGATTATTGAAGAGGAACATGTGGAAGGAGATGACGAAGTTACTGATGAAGTTGCTGATAAAGATAGTAATGAACAGCAATCGCCAGAAGCAAGAGATTTTGCAACTGAATGGGATGAGTATAGTAGAGATGCAATTGAATGATGAGTAATAAGATGTaatctattatattctttctcattaattcatttatataaataacaaatatgttTTGCAATCTATAGGTCTAAAGTGATGCATATTATGCATCTTTTATCACCTATATTATACTAACAATCATAAAGTTTTAAAtagaagaatttattattatattttatcagatattttaaaaatttgttgagCACTCATTTGAATGTAAAACAAgtacatatattcttataacttattcgatttaaaaacaaGAACATTTTTAGTATGTTACAGGGGGTTCTACAATTAATATCTGTACTTTTCTTCATTTAGTAATGATGAgggtatattaataataatgataatgatgatgatgatgatgatgatgatgatgaagataataataataataataataataataataataataataataataataataataaaataataatgataataattataataataattatagtaatgataataataatgataataaaattataataactgAAATCATATGATAATAACCAcataattataagaataaaaatagaaataataattacagtaataaaagatattaataatgataacaacaagaacaataaAAGAGCTGTCATGATAACAATGGTCGTAATGATAAGTATGAAGAAAATGGTACAGAAGAGAATAACAATTATTCTTATCTGATTTGAAAGAGTATCAGAATGGTATTTAGAATTTGTTCATTTTACAATCTAACATGCATTTCTATAGATTTTAGAATTTAAGAGCTCAAatcatatatcaatttattattatatttgaatgaattattattcatagaaaaaggcatatgaaaatgttaaaatatagtTACGCTGAATGTGGTGcgcgcgtatgtgtatgtgtgtttatgtatgcaaaatttaataaattttctggaAGAATaggattcttttttcatttataatcacatgaaatattttcttttgtaaatagCATCTAATTGAATAgcccttttttttcgaacaataaacaatttcgtgcaataatttatattaagaataacatttttattttagcatCTAATTGAATAGCCTTTTTTCGAACAACAAACAATTTTTGCgcaataatttctattaataacaTTCTTGTTTCAGTGTGTGTTTTatgtgtttttctttattatttttcatgaatatttttcaattgaaagaaaaatccatgaaattaaaatatatatctagattGTCTTCGATCATTTGATTTATCATTTCGacgacttattttttttatattcatatttttcttatttacgaaTTAACTAGATTTATTTTGCTTCAAGTTCGAAAGGTAATATAATTAGAgagttttgaaaaaatttttacacgtatacaaatttaattataaaaaaacttAAAAGGTATATTTGTTTCGTGTCTCTCACAAGATGGCGTTGGAGATACTTGTAAGTGTTCTCTCTACGTCATATTTGTGAGATCTGTTCAATTTCAAATCGGAGTTTTATGAATGTATCTAACGGTCAATGTTGTGTAGTTTTGTAgttcgaaaaatattgtttattaagaCAAAAAGACGTACTTCACGtgaattaatttgatataatctCAATTAATTTAGAAGTTTATTAGCATTtgcttaataaatataacgttaTTTCAATGAAGAGGTTTATATTGGGTAAGTAAATCACAATAAGAATGTTCATGtaacttaataatttaaagcatatattaaaaatttgttgtatttattttacttcatatatttatagtcatgatattttttatttttatatatacatattatatatacacgcacgtacacacagacaatatacatagaaaaatttacatataaatatatgaagtaTACTGTACATACAAACATTACATAGAAACTTTTGGTTTTTCttatgttatttaattatgtatatcaaGTTCTTtattgtttgtaaaaaaaataatcattaatctGTGAtggtataatattatatttttcattttttatttcagatattatatacaatgtgGAGTAGGCTTTaaataatagttattataatagtttt contains:
- the LOC122638087 gene encoding protein FRG1 homolog; this translates as MSEYDRVRTGKLVLKGEKIRSKKRKSKKEETRENVTIDNEDTKIHGGWWKTNSPKEITGTVAIEFGKQTYVKALDNGLFTLGAPHSDGEGPCPEEILTAFRISDNLIALKSGYGKYLGVDKNGVVVGRSDAVGAIEQWEPIFQDDKLAILSNTTGNFISITDEDDVICQSKTAGSLEYVTIRSIIERDNKPNKDIPKEEVGSLADVEVNYVRKFQKFQDKKLRINKEDRSALEKAKTDGNLHEALLDRRSKMKADRYCK
- the LOC122638083 gene encoding chondroitin sulfate synthase 2, with the translated sequence MNPIFKILFLNCWGNIYLIIGICMGLSLSLFLVPVNDFENEEKVEYSFQLPNVHEASDEYEPKVNIANKPLQARKIPKMFVRPRYYSTELGIREKLFVGIITSRMYLHSRDIAINKTIAHLVDKVRYFISIPEGVKPNVSLPGIVGFTDTRSILKPFHVMKYITDNYLEDYDYYFLIKDVSYINARKLINFVSKISVSQDVHMGVPIDIQTYCSLDSGILLSNSIIQEIKTNLDWCVQNTYSDIDDINFGRCIVHSSSLSCTNQMQGQTFLSTKLNSTFNFKQDLSKLLLQENFLNSLTIYPIYDHLNFYRFHMYITVMRSIDGQQKIFDLRNAILQTKHLAPVHEHNISWPIGNRPGNKPLTRFDVLHWTYFNETHTFFETDFLNIRKLKADAKFDIDHIINTITSKIIMEYNQRLVFQKLINGYKRFDASRGMDYIFDLSFIEVTTGKELYKRVEVCKPLGKVEVLSVPYVTENTRINMILVVNINNKEDVLTFMKYYEENCMQKKYKTFLLLVLLYNVESPSKGQVDIFYSIKKYALMLSEKYKKDQSKVTWHSIRLPIIINAIEIDPMLKIAITDLCIKKFSPESLILFVETGMDLKLDYLNRVRMNTINQYQIFSPIPFVAYHPDIIYTDDNKHIEVDINHNYGRYDEYNYNNIAFYVKDYIAMRKAVETSISLARSDKDIATLLELSKHNPITSIFDMFVSFSDIHTLRAVEPALKIKYKDIRCISTLNNDTYTMCVKQKNIHLGQRSQLAKLILDYKNYRN
- the LOC122638082 gene encoding centrosome-associated zinc finger protein CP190 isoform X1; the protein is MQATTNRDKSLPSRGLKQVKVDNWGTFFLQRLQQLYFEEELLDLTIKFPTSDITVQAHRLVITTCTDYFMQLERQLKEKDENFDGVIIMPPDMPYECVKSIISFMYTGQLEYWTSEQHALYRTAQKMKMTVLTKLLDAQFNTTALQTNRPAKSNTPIISKSTTLPTEGTVTTSTSTLSAQPLPGRKLPIWKRKLELPPTLPMANYELRGSAQKSTEITAGPSRFDLPEAEDFALGVFSSFDDITYNTKPIVQASGKYKRDSSSLSLKCSPDRDIKNDSTEDEEDDTQLHEKDSKEVNSDDDWTISNTSERSQDAQPTAKRVRFDLEEKENLEKSSSCHTDDSINNHAKIIREVLKKYPHLIRNNKNIRLKIMQKEAKSTETSAPCKTKVSYVVLKSDHLMSSNNGDENDSKCNGNVDGGETGPWKCNKCDLDEEYTNYYMYRRHMQDVHEEKFDPRVCEHCGYKATKRNILMYHLYTKHNVPPPKSMCFPKCQACSYVALSETLLVRHQINHNHRPTSRHHTTFEVIQCLQCSQVFKDITDLTTHEINTGHGNHVEGREKGYRCPHCSKTFVRVTNLQVHIDCSHKDLRDSETATPAPPISLEPSSEAEALSHVASGIATSLGVGDSVSPETQEVENQSEYIVPEITDISQTTTYHAHEFEGQQMIMLINNDNYQQQEENDHHQQPQQLDISGNEQIVMQGTEDGMIVYIHDNDETDRQTYNDYQSIEITQEPEEIVEEVVEEVEEAVMEEEVQDERSELIDESNSHQMEDGIQYVEEQTEIVEYDEEQCTEDRNRLEESQESVMIIEEEHVEGDDEVTDEVADKDSNEQQSPEARDFATEWDEYSRDAIE
- the LOC122638082 gene encoding centrosome-associated zinc finger protein CP190 isoform X2; protein product: MQATTNRDKSLPSRGLKQVKVDNWGTFFLQRLQQLYFEEELLDLTIKFPTSDITVQAHRLVITTCTDYFMQLERQLKEKDENFDGVIIMPPDMPYECVKSIISFMYTGQLEYWTSEQHALYRTAQKMKMTVLTKLLDAQFNTTALQTNRPAKSNTPIISKSTTLPTEGTVTTSTSTLSAQPLPGRKLPIWKRKLELPPTLPMANYELRGSAQKSTEITAGPSRFDLPEAEDFALGVFSSFDDITYNTKPIVQASGKYKRDSSSLSLKCSPDRDIKNDSTEDEEDDTQLHEKDSKEVNSDDDWTISNTSERSQDAQPTAKRVRFDLEEKENLEKSSSCHTDDSINNHAKIIREVLKKYPHLIRNNKNIRLKIMQKEAKSTETSAPCKTKVSYVVLKSDHLMSSNNGDENDSKCNGNVDGGETGPWKCNKCDLDEEYTNYYMYRRHMQDVHEEKFDPRVCEHCGYKATKRNILMYHLYTKHNVPPPKSMCFPKCQACSYVALSETLLVRHQINHNHRPTSRHHTTFEVIQCLQCSQVFKDITDLTTHEINTGHGNHVEGREKGYRCPHCSKTFVRVTNLQVHIDCSHKDLRDSETATPAPPISLEPSSEAEALSHVASGIATSLGVGDSVSPETQEVENQSEYIVPEITDISQTTTYHAHEFEGQQMIMLINNDNYQQQEENDHHQQPQQLDISGNEQIVMQEITQEPEEIVEEVVEEVEEAVMEEEVQDERSELIDESNSHQMEDGIQYVEEQTEIVEYDEEQCTEDRNRLEESQESVMIIEEEHVEGDDEVTDEVADKDSNEQQSPEARDFATEWDEYSRDAIE